In bacterium, the sequence TTTATTTGGACGCATTCGTGAACTTTGTTCGATCATGATCAAAGAATACAACGGCGATTCACTGTTTAAACAACGGATTGTTGCCAACCATCTGGTTGCTTTGCTCTTCAAAACCAAAGAATTACTTTTGACGCATCAGGCGAAAATCAAAGCTGAAAACAGGCCGGCGGAAATCACAAAACTTTTTAAAGCGGCATTGAATAAAAATTTTCTGCAATTAATACGAAGCGGTGAAGACCGGTTATGGAACGTTCAGGATTATGCCGATGCCCTGCATGTCCATCCTAATTATCTGAGCAGTATTGTAAAAGCAGAAACCGGCAAAACCGTCAAACAATGGGTTCATGAAAAATTGACGGCAGAAGCCAAAGCATTGCTGAAAAATACGCGCCTGACTGTGACGGAGATCGCTCATCAGCTTTCCTTCGACGATGTATCGAATTTCAATCGTTTTTTTAAAAGTCAAACTGGAAAAACGCCTCACGCCTTCCGCCAATCTTAGAAATTGACCATCCTTCCTGCGGTTCAGACCTTTTTTATTCATCGCATCCCATATACATTAAAAATGAAAACGAAATTCATTTATCAGCGAAAGGCTACACATGGGAGGATCAGCAACTTTAAGTCTGCGAAACGGACAACCCGTATCGCCGTTTGGTCT encodes:
- a CDS encoding AraC family transcriptional regulator — its product is MAAHKLFNSISDFFRSINLKIDQSFDCTIHSLDKLHGEPPMSSPLFRTNYYTFLVIASGKGHYTIDQHWFPLKPFSFYFTNPGHLKSFTIEENVTGFMITFSEIFLKANYPGKLEIDFPFLFDETVPVMYLSKDLFGRIRELCSIMIKEYNGDSLFKQRIVANHLVALLFKTKELLLTHQAKIKAENRPAEITKLFKAALNKNFLQLIRSGEDRLWNVQDYADALHVHPNYLSSIVKAETGKTVKQWVHEKLTAEAKALLKNTRLTVTEIAHQLSFDDVSNFNRFFKSQTGKTPHAFRQS